The following are encoded in a window of Pseudomonadota bacterium genomic DNA:
- a CDS encoding penicillin acylase family protein produces the protein MIKFKSSQKIKRFVTRGLIILITFSLFLVFGAFIWLRGSLPTINGTFLSKTVSQPVEIIRDKNAVPHIFAKNEKDAFFALGLTHAQDRLWQMELMRRTGSGRLSEILGHSALQFDKYTRTLGFYKTAQDRVGSLPPKLYQHMTAYVAGINYHINNHRGPLSPEFVMLRHRPEPWSIADSLVWSCMMAFQLSQNWWQELLRLRLSEKFNKPQIEDFWPRSNTSKATLNLTKTIFPNSTRLKNVVPEMLIPHPASNAWVVSGMRTDTGKPILANDPHLAFSAPSLWYLARIITPNTEVVGATVPGAPITIIGHNKNIAWGLTTAGGDTQDLFIETLIPGHRDMYMTPQGARVFDIRKEQIKIRGQTPIDIKVRSSRNGIIISDIVPTRKLLPHGQVLALRSTHIRKSDRTYEAMWQINRARNWDDFKTATDLFHSPHQNIFFADRKGDIGMISSGIIPIRNGWDGRWPADGKTLESTWIGTVPFDSLPQRKNPPSGFLGNANNRLVSENPKHIITKDWDAPYRAERLHQLAQVSQAHTLDTSAAWQMDTYSSAAAKLLPLMLAKLPNDLMNNKAIKILKNWDFHMRRNSSAPLIYNTWVRNFMVHLMRPFDLMDMGPKPNFLILVLSQKPIWCNVQTTTIKVENCSEALEKSFSLTMKQLIKQHGNNAYQWRWGTKHKAFFKHRIFDQVPLLRNFANLEISTSGGDHTLNRGQTNFNNDASDSFLHRHGAGFRAIYDLSKLSQSRFITATGQSGNIFSRHYSNFNRKWRDGLYINISGTRNTLRKSAVGLLRLNPVIQS, from the coding sequence ATGATAAAATTTAAAAGTTCCCAGAAGATCAAACGTTTTGTCACACGTGGCCTTATTATATTGATCACTTTTTCTCTGTTTTTGGTTTTCGGTGCATTTATTTGGTTGAGGGGCTCACTGCCCACCATAAACGGTACATTCCTCTCAAAAACTGTTTCTCAACCTGTAGAGATCATCCGGGATAAAAATGCCGTTCCTCATATCTTTGCTAAGAATGAGAAAGACGCTTTCTTTGCTCTGGGTCTCACCCACGCTCAAGACAGACTTTGGCAAATGGAGCTTATGCGTCGTACAGGTTCAGGCCGCCTTTCCGAGATTCTTGGCCATTCGGCATTACAATTTGATAAATATACTAGAACTTTAGGGTTTTATAAAACCGCACAAGATCGTGTTGGATCTCTTCCCCCAAAGTTATACCAACATATGACCGCCTATGTCGCAGGGATAAATTACCATATAAATAATCATCGGGGGCCACTTTCTCCAGAGTTTGTCATGTTACGACACCGACCTGAACCGTGGTCGATAGCAGACAGCTTGGTTTGGTCCTGTATGATGGCTTTCCAACTATCACAGAATTGGTGGCAAGAATTGTTACGGCTGCGATTGAGTGAGAAGTTCAACAAGCCTCAAATAGAAGATTTTTGGCCACGCTCTAATACCAGCAAAGCAACACTTAATCTCACAAAAACAATATTTCCTAACAGCACTCGGTTGAAAAACGTGGTGCCAGAAATGTTAATCCCGCACCCTGCATCAAATGCATGGGTCGTTTCGGGTATGCGTACCGACACGGGAAAACCGATTCTTGCCAACGATCCTCATTTGGCATTTAGCGCCCCCTCACTCTGGTATCTAGCCCGAATAATTACACCCAATACTGAGGTTGTGGGTGCCACAGTTCCAGGGGCGCCAATTACAATTATAGGTCACAATAAAAATATTGCTTGGGGGCTTACAACTGCAGGAGGAGACACACAAGACCTGTTTATTGAAACACTCATCCCAGGTCACCGTGACATGTATATGACACCGCAAGGTGCTCGTGTATTCGATATCCGGAAAGAGCAGATAAAAATAAGAGGCCAAACTCCAATAGACATTAAAGTACGCTCTAGCCGTAACGGAATTATTATCTCTGATATTGTACCCACAAGGAAATTACTGCCCCATGGTCAAGTGCTAGCCCTAAGAAGCACACATATCCGAAAAAGCGACCGCACATATGAGGCGATGTGGCAAATTAACAGAGCACGTAATTGGGATGATTTCAAAACAGCAACAGACCTTTTTCACAGTCCGCATCAGAATATCTTCTTTGCAGACCGAAAAGGGGATATAGGCATGATATCATCAGGCATAATTCCAATTAGAAACGGCTGGGATGGACGATGGCCGGCTGACGGAAAAACTCTCGAGAGCACATGGATTGGCACAGTTCCTTTTGATAGCTTGCCACAGCGCAAAAATCCTCCTTCTGGTTTTCTAGGCAACGCCAACAATCGACTAGTGTCAGAAAACCCTAAACATATCATCACAAAGGATTGGGATGCTCCATACCGTGCGGAAAGATTGCACCAATTAGCGCAGGTTTCCCAAGCGCACACGTTGGATACTAGTGCAGCGTGGCAAATGGATACCTATTCATCTGCAGCTGCTAAATTACTGCCGCTCATGCTAGCTAAACTTCCCAATGACTTAATGAACAATAAAGCTATCAAAATCCTTAAAAATTGGGATTTTCACATGCGACGTAACAGTAGCGCACCACTCATATACAATACTTGGGTCAGAAATTTCATGGTGCATTTGATGCGGCCTTTTGACTTAATGGACATGGGGCCAAAGCCCAACTTCCTTATCCTTGTGCTTTCACAAAAGCCTATCTGGTGCAACGTGCAAACGACCACTATTAAGGTCGAAAATTGCTCTGAAGCGCTGGAAAAGAGTTTCAGCCTTACGATGAAACAACTCATAAAACAACACGGCAATAATGCCTATCAATGGCGGTGGGGTACCAAACACAAAGCTTTTTTCAAACACAGAATATTTGATCAAGTCCCCCTGCTGAGAAACTTTGCTAATCTTGAAATTAGCACAAGTGGCGGAGATCATACGTTGAACAGAGGACAAACCAATTTTAACAACGATGCTTCGGATTCATTTTTGCACAGGCACGGCGCTGGATTTCGGGCTATTTACGACTTGAGCAAGTTGAGTCAAAGCAGGTTTATTACTGCAACAGGACAATCCGGAAATATTTTCTCAAGGCATTACAGCAACTTCAATAGGAAATGGCGAGATGGCTTATATATAAATATTTCTGGCACACGTAACACGTTAAGAAAAAGTGCAGTTGGATTGTTACGTCTTAATCCCGTAATACAAAGCTAA
- a CDS encoding flagellar motor protein MotB: MSLDDEREIFIKRKKIQEEGHHGGAWKVAYADFVTAMMAFFLLLWLLNATTTDQKQGISNYFEPIGALAGSTGSGGPFGGISATDPGPIPEPGQTSTPNVTKDTEDVKKKVKETKSGEPAKKTKSETDVPGNEADHDERQLQKAKAAVQKAMAQIKELQELAPSLIIEVLPKGLRIQLTDNDKRPLFTKGGKDLNSVGRGILKMISDVVKKLPNKIAITGHTARGEYKAGPPGESNWELSIGRANSARLYLQQNGISNSRIFTIDGKADTNILDAESPYAARNRRIAVLVLRKAKKTTQKELAPNRIFKLPSY, encoded by the coding sequence ATGAGTTTAGATGACGAACGAGAAATCTTCATAAAGCGAAAGAAGATACAGGAAGAGGGGCACCACGGAGGGGCTTGGAAGGTCGCTTACGCTGACTTTGTAACCGCTATGATGGCATTTTTCCTTCTATTATGGCTTCTCAACGCAACCACCACGGACCAAAAACAAGGCATTTCTAATTATTTTGAGCCGATCGGAGCTCTTGCTGGATCAACCGGTAGTGGAGGCCCGTTTGGTGGCATTTCGGCTACAGACCCTGGGCCAATACCCGAGCCTGGACAGACAAGCACGCCAAATGTGACAAAAGATACGGAGGATGTGAAGAAGAAAGTAAAAGAAACGAAAAGTGGAGAGCCAGCTAAGAAGACCAAGTCCGAAACCGACGTTCCCGGAAATGAAGCTGATCATGATGAACGTCAATTACAAAAAGCTAAGGCTGCCGTTCAAAAGGCGATGGCACAAATCAAGGAGCTACAGGAATTGGCTCCCTCTCTAATAATTGAAGTTCTCCCAAAAGGGTTGCGTATTCAACTCACTGACAATGATAAGAGACCACTGTTTACAAAAGGCGGCAAAGATTTGAATTCAGTCGGCCGTGGAATCCTGAAGATGATTTCTGATGTGGTGAAAAAATTGCCTAACAAGATCGCAATCACGGGACACACTGCGCGTGGCGAGTATAAAGCAGGTCCTCCCGGAGAATCTAATTGGGAACTTTCTATAGGGCGAGCTAATTCTGCCCGTCTATACCTACAGCAAAATGGTATATCTAATTCACGTATTTTTACGATCGACGGAAAAGCCGACACTAATATTCTCGATGCTGAGTCACCTTATGCTGCACGCAATAGACGGATAGCAGTTTTAGTACTTCGAAAGGCAAAAAAAACTACGCAGAAAGAACTTGCACCCAACCGAATTTTCAAACTCCCAAGTTATTGA
- the motA gene encoding flagellar motor stator protein MotA, with translation MLIIIGTVFVTLCVIGGYMALGGKLAVLNQPFELVIIGGAGVGAFIIANPPAVLKRTLSAFAQTLSGPKFKKKDYVELLSLLFQVLRLAKTKGMLALEAHVDAPESSDLFKEFPGVMANHHALEFMCDYLRLMTLGTDNPLEVETLMDQELDVHHLEVHRVSHAVNVMAESFPGLGIVAAVLGVIKTMGSITEPPEVLGGLIAAALVGTFLGILLCYGYFGPIANAIKGNDEEDHQYFVVMKVAMLAHLQGYAPAVSVEFARKTLMSGVRPTFSELEEEVNKLEPI, from the coding sequence ATGCTTATTATAATAGGAACTGTGTTTGTTACTCTCTGCGTAATCGGAGGTTACATGGCGTTAGGCGGCAAACTCGCCGTCTTAAACCAACCATTTGAGTTAGTCATTATCGGTGGAGCAGGAGTTGGCGCCTTTATCATTGCCAATCCACCTGCGGTACTGAAGAGAACACTAAGTGCTTTCGCGCAGACACTTTCAGGACCAAAATTTAAGAAAAAAGATTACGTTGAGTTATTATCGTTGCTCTTTCAAGTTCTTCGGCTGGCTAAAACAAAAGGTATGCTAGCATTAGAGGCACATGTGGATGCGCCTGAGAGTTCAGATTTATTTAAAGAGTTCCCGGGCGTTATGGCTAATCATCATGCTCTTGAATTTATGTGCGACTATCTAAGACTAATGACCTTAGGTACTGACAATCCCCTTGAAGTTGAAACATTGATGGATCAAGAGCTTGATGTACACCATTTAGAAGTACACCGCGTTAGCCACGCCGTTAATGTTATGGCGGAATCTTTCCCTGGTTTGGGTATTGTAGCCGCCGTTTTGGGCGTAATCAAAACCATGGGCTCAATTACCGAACCGCCTGAGGTATTAGGTGGCCTTATCGCTGCAGCGTTGGTGGGAACATTTCTCGGTATTCTGCTTTGTTATGGTTATTTTGGCCCGATTGCAAATGCAATTAAGGGCAATGATGAAGAAGATCACCAATACTTTGTTGTAATGAAAGTAGCAATGCTTGCACATTTGCAAGGATATGCGCCTGCCGTGTCAGTTGAGTTTGCTCGTAAAACGCTCATGAGTGGAGTGCGACCAACATTCTCGGAACTAGAGGAAGAAGTGAACAAACTAGAGCCCATTTAA
- a CDS encoding flagellar motor protein MotB, with the protein MADEQLLDAGSGGLKAKGPIVVKRTKILPAPPHGGAWKVAYADFVTAMMAFFLLLWLLNVTTESTKQGISDFYEPVGISKVQTGSGGAMAGLSLNSQEALKSPGSPPSVKAAMPTFGSVKTGSADERERVPEPREGGDTKGADSKRDKLENEQFETTAESLRKAIQEISEISDLRESLLIGITPEGLRILLFDHQNTRLFASGNSILTEKGERLFAIISSILRDLPHHLRITGHTGRGEKRQQNYSNWELSSDRANSVRKTLTKYRIDPKRIERIAGRADQELLDPKNPDSPRNSRIDILLIRHKKNS; encoded by the coding sequence ATGGCAGACGAACAGCTGTTAGATGCAGGATCAGGGGGATTAAAAGCCAAAGGCCCTATCGTCGTGAAGAGAACGAAAATCCTTCCCGCGCCTCCGCATGGTGGAGCGTGGAAAGTAGCCTACGCCGATTTCGTCACCGCTATGATGGCATTTTTTTTATTGTTATGGCTTCTCAACGTAACCACCGAGTCCACCAAACAGGGTATATCTGATTTTTACGAGCCAGTAGGCATATCGAAAGTGCAGACAGGTAGCGGAGGTGCTATGGCAGGCCTTTCATTAAATTCTCAAGAGGCTCTAAAGTCGCCAGGATCCCCACCCAGCGTTAAGGCAGCAATGCCTACTTTTGGTAGTGTTAAAACTGGCTCTGCAGACGAGAGAGAGCGGGTTCCGGAACCAAGGGAAGGCGGCGACACAAAGGGGGCTGACTCAAAGCGTGACAAATTAGAAAATGAACAATTTGAGACAACTGCAGAGTCTTTAAGAAAAGCAATACAAGAAATTTCTGAGATCTCCGACTTGCGCGAAAGCCTGCTTATAGGGATTACCCCAGAGGGCCTGCGAATTCTTTTATTTGACCACCAAAATACACGACTATTCGCTTCTGGGAATTCAATACTTACCGAAAAAGGTGAACGATTATTTGCTATCATATCTTCTATACTGCGTGACCTTCCCCACCATCTCCGCATTACCGGTCACACGGGTAGAGGTGAAAAACGCCAACAGAATTACTCAAACTGGGAACTGTCAAGCGACCGCGCTAATTCGGTACGCAAAACACTAACCAAATACCGTATCGACCCTAAGCGAATAGAAAGAATAGCTGGACGCGCCGACCAAGAGTTACTTGACCCAAAAAATCCTGATTCCCCTCGGAATAGCCGAATCGATATTTTACTAATTCGGCACAAAAAAAATTCTTAA
- the hemB gene encoding porphobilinogen synthase has translation MVRMRRNRSSGSVRRLVAENHLTPNDLILPIFVIDGKNRCEPIATMPGIDRLSIDLVPQCAESAFKLGIPAVALFPCTDQELKTADGREAYNPNNLICRAIRSIKKNTPELLVICDVALDPYTTHGQDGLVDGEVVLNDETLGVLAKQAITQADAGCDTIAPSDMMDGRVCVIRKALDSEGFKQVRIMSYSAKYASAFYGPFRDAIGSQITLKGDKKTYQMDPANSDEALREAALDVAEGADMLLIKPGMPYLDIVHQIKNTFHMPTFVYQVSGEYAMLKAAAQNGWIDHDTAMLEALLSFKRAGADGVISYSALEAAALLDRDLT, from the coding sequence ATGGTACGCATGCGCCGGAATAGGAGCTCCGGGTCGGTCCGTCGCTTAGTTGCGGAGAACCATCTAACCCCTAATGATTTAATTCTGCCAATATTTGTAATTGACGGTAAAAACCGATGCGAGCCCATTGCAACCATGCCTGGCATCGATCGACTGTCTATTGACTTGGTCCCACAATGCGCTGAGTCTGCTTTTAAATTGGGGATCCCGGCTGTTGCACTTTTTCCCTGCACTGATCAAGAGCTTAAAACTGCAGACGGAAGAGAAGCTTACAATCCAAATAACTTAATATGCCGAGCCATACGCTCAATTAAAAAAAACACACCTGAATTGTTGGTAATTTGTGACGTAGCTCTCGATCCTTACACTACCCATGGGCAGGACGGCCTTGTAGATGGAGAAGTGGTTTTAAATGATGAGACTTTGGGAGTGCTTGCCAAGCAAGCAATAACGCAAGCTGACGCTGGATGTGACACGATAGCGCCATCCGATATGATGGATGGCCGTGTCTGTGTGATCCGTAAAGCACTGGACTCTGAGGGCTTTAAACAAGTTCGTATAATGTCGTACTCCGCAAAATATGCATCGGCATTTTATGGGCCGTTCCGAGATGCAATAGGATCCCAAATCACATTGAAGGGCGATAAAAAAACTTATCAAATGGATCCAGCTAATTCTGATGAAGCTTTGCGTGAGGCAGCACTCGACGTTGCTGAGGGGGCTGATATGCTTCTAATAAAGCCAGGAATGCCTTATCTAGACATAGTTCATCAGATAAAAAATACTTTCCACATGCCAACGTTCGTCTATCAAGTGAGTGGGGAGTACGCGATGCTTAAGGCTGCGGCACAAAATGGTTGGATTGATCATGACACAGCAATGCTCGAGGCATTATTGTCGTTTAAACGCGCAGGAGCAGATGGCGTTATAAGTTACTCCGCGTTGGAGGCAGCTGCCTTGTTAGACCGGGATTTAACTTGA
- a CDS encoding TauD/TfdA family dioxygenase: MTDKIPPRAESPAVWTADDMEIDRSWIINLSEVDLKELNTATLKLHERGISPLEFRQSDFPLPTLAPKIASLLKEIEYGRGFALLRGLNVSDYSLDQLSVLYWGLGTHLGEIISQNSQGELLGRVTDMEGGKFVKGGYYEQGVRGHRTSAFLPPHSDSSDVVGLMCVRPAKKGGESWISSSLAVYNEIRSERPDLLEPLLAGFRYDLIGKGRTAGELTNNRIPVYSWYEGLLSCRFNKQQIELGAKRAGEKLTELQQEAIGLFEEIALSDKFLLRMLFEPGDIQLLNNHTTVHSRGQFVDFEEAEKRRLLLRLWVNIPNGRPLAPEYADRLNTGGRGGVTKRL, translated from the coding sequence ATGACGGACAAGATACCGCCAAGGGCAGAAAGCCCTGCTGTATGGACTGCGGATGATATGGAGATAGATAGGTCTTGGATCATTAACCTGAGTGAGGTGGATCTCAAAGAGCTCAATACCGCTACTTTGAAATTACATGAACGGGGTATCTCGCCGCTTGAATTTAGGCAAAGTGACTTTCCGCTTCCTACTCTTGCTCCAAAAATTGCCAGTCTGCTTAAGGAGATAGAGTATGGTCGTGGTTTCGCATTATTGCGGGGATTAAACGTCTCAGATTATTCTCTGGATCAATTATCAGTTTTGTACTGGGGCCTTGGAACACATCTTGGCGAAATCATTTCCCAAAACAGTCAAGGTGAGTTGTTGGGGCGGGTCACCGATATGGAAGGTGGAAAATTTGTCAAAGGTGGATACTATGAGCAGGGTGTTCGTGGTCATCGAACCAGTGCATTCTTACCACCTCATTCGGATTCATCGGATGTTGTTGGTCTTATGTGTGTGCGTCCAGCTAAAAAAGGTGGAGAGAGTTGGATTTCCTCGTCATTGGCTGTCTACAATGAAATACGGTCGGAGCGCCCTGACTTGTTAGAGCCCTTATTAGCTGGATTTCGGTACGACCTTATTGGTAAGGGGCGCACCGCTGGCGAACTTACTAATAATCGTATCCCAGTCTACAGTTGGTACGAGGGATTGCTCTCATGTAGATTTAATAAGCAACAAATTGAGCTTGGGGCTAAACGTGCAGGCGAAAAATTAACGGAATTACAGCAGGAAGCGATAGGTTTATTTGAGGAAATTGCTTTATCCGATAAATTTCTTTTGCGAATGCTATTTGAGCCTGGAGACATTCAGCTTCTAAATAATCACACAACAGTTCACAGCCGGGGGCAGTTCGTAGATTTTGAAGAGGCTGAGAAACGTCGACTCTTATTACGTTTGTGGGTAAATATTCCAAATGGTCGTCCACTAGCACCTGAGTATGCTGATAGACTTAATACTGGTGGACGTGGTGGTGTAACTAAAAGGTTGTAG
- a CDS encoding PLP-dependent transferase yields the protein MPHHSKNPETVALHAGYRSDPTTGAVAVPIYQTTSYQFDNTEHASNLFALKELGNIYTRIMNPTTDVLEQRVAALEGGAASLALGSGQSASALAIQNIAQVGDNIISSTDLYGGTWNLFANTLSTMGIEVRFVDPKDPQAFARATDEKTRAYYAETLPNPKLCVFPITEVAEIGNKYGVPLIMDNTACPVLCRPFDHGASIIVYSTTKYIGGHGTSIGGLVVDSGNFDWEANADRFPMLNKPDPSYHGAVWTEAVKPLGPIAYILKMRVTLLRDLGAAMSPFNAFMFLQGLETVALRIREHSKNAAMVADFLQSHKEVANVIYPTHHTDKVQLERTKKYLSGGNGGLVGFELKRGAEGGRAFIDALEMHYHVANIGDARSLAIHPATTTHSQLTSEDQIASGVTEGYVRLSVGIEHIDDIIKDLANALAKMS from the coding sequence ATGCCCCATCACTCAAAAAATCCTGAAACAGTTGCTTTACACGCAGGCTATCGATCCGACCCTACTACGGGAGCTGTTGCGGTGCCTATTTACCAAACCACTAGCTATCAATTTGATAATACGGAACATGCATCAAATTTATTTGCGCTAAAAGAGTTGGGTAATATTTACACTCGAATAATGAATCCAACGACAGATGTGCTCGAACAGCGCGTGGCAGCACTAGAGGGAGGAGCCGCCTCCTTAGCATTAGGATCGGGCCAGTCCGCCTCTGCGTTAGCCATTCAAAACATTGCTCAAGTCGGCGATAACATTATTAGCTCGACCGACCTTTACGGAGGGACTTGGAACCTATTTGCCAATACACTCAGCACAATGGGGATAGAAGTTCGCTTCGTTGATCCAAAGGATCCGCAAGCTTTTGCGCGTGCAACCGATGAAAAAACGAGGGCCTATTACGCAGAAACATTGCCGAATCCGAAACTCTGTGTTTTTCCGATAACAGAAGTAGCAGAAATTGGAAATAAGTATGGGGTACCTTTGATAATGGATAATACTGCATGCCCCGTTTTATGTAGGCCATTTGATCACGGCGCTTCAATAATTGTTTACTCCACGACAAAATATATTGGTGGCCACGGCACCTCAATCGGCGGCCTGGTTGTTGATAGCGGTAATTTTGATTGGGAAGCTAACGCTGATCGCTTCCCGATGTTAAACAAACCAGACCCCTCGTATCACGGCGCTGTGTGGACTGAAGCAGTCAAACCACTTGGGCCTATCGCTTATATTTTGAAGATGCGAGTAACATTGCTTCGCGATCTTGGCGCTGCAATGAGTCCATTTAATGCTTTTATGTTTCTCCAAGGGCTTGAAACTGTTGCACTTCGTATTCGTGAACATTCAAAAAACGCAGCAATGGTCGCGGATTTTCTTCAATCTCACAAAGAGGTTGCAAATGTTATCTACCCTACGCACCACACCGATAAGGTGCAGCTAGAACGAACCAAAAAATATCTCTCGGGCGGCAATGGAGGACTCGTAGGATTTGAACTTAAGCGCGGCGCAGAGGGAGGTCGGGCCTTTATAGATGCTCTCGAGATGCATTATCATGTCGCTAATATTGGAGATGCTCGCTCACTCGCAATACATCCAGCAACAACTACCCATTCACAATTAACGTCTGAGGACCAGATTGCAAGCGGCGTTACAGAAGGCTATGTGCGTTTGTCTGTAGGAATTGAGCACATAGATGACATAATAAAAGATCTTGCCAATGCCCTTGCGAAGATGTCCTGA
- a CDS encoding MucR family transcriptional regulator, with the protein MRQQMINQNDQKTDILRMTTDVVSAYVGNNTLPPTQLNDVIQIVYGSLQKLDGGQKITVRSKAAVAIRKSITPDYIVCLEDGKRLKMLKRHLRTAYGMTPQEYRAKWGLPLDYPMVAPNYSRQRSAFAKKIGLGHTAGTVV; encoded by the coding sequence ATGCGCCAACAAATGATAAATCAAAATGATCAAAAGACTGATATTCTACGCATGACTACTGACGTTGTTTCTGCGTATGTCGGCAATAATACTTTGCCGCCAACTCAATTGAACGATGTTATTCAAATTGTGTATGGGTCCCTACAAAAACTTGATGGCGGCCAAAAGATCACCGTACGCTCAAAAGCAGCTGTTGCTATCAGAAAATCAATCACTCCAGACTACATAGTCTGTTTGGAAGATGGCAAAAGACTGAAAATGTTAAAGCGTCACCTCAGAACAGCTTACGGAATGACACCCCAAGAATACCGTGCCAAGTGGGGGTTACCTCTTGACTATCCGATGGTTGCCCCAAACTATTCGCGCCAGCGCTCCGCTTTCGCAAAAAAAATTGGTTTAGGCCACACAGCGGGTACTGTCGTGTAA
- a CDS encoding enoyl-CoA hydratase-related protein, giving the protein MANLDDLVKVEFLDKGGLGRIACVTFNNPKKRNALGLAGKQRFVDIMAELKHDDSLRILVLTGEGNKAFVGGSNLDEMRHYDSIQGERSSTLTHYACDAVRTFPVPVIARINGHCFGSGMEIAAAADMRVGADHGKYGMPETRFGIPSGMEACLLPRLIGWGRTVELVLTGDHITAAKAHDYGFLHKIVPFAELDKAVGEWTDSLLLCGPNAIRVQKALINNWERMAFTDAAKVGIQAIAGCYSTDEPRSLMTAFVNRNK; this is encoded by the coding sequence ATGGCAAACTTAGATGATTTGGTTAAGGTAGAATTTTTAGATAAGGGTGGACTTGGTAGAATTGCTTGCGTGACCTTTAACAACCCAAAAAAGCGGAATGCATTGGGTCTTGCCGGAAAACAGCGGTTTGTAGATATCATGGCCGAGCTCAAGCACGATGATTCACTTCGGATACTCGTACTTACTGGCGAAGGTAATAAGGCGTTTGTTGGTGGCAGTAATCTAGATGAAATGCGACACTATGATTCTATTCAAGGCGAACGCTCCTCTACACTCACACATTACGCATGTGACGCTGTCAGAACGTTTCCTGTTCCGGTTATAGCGCGTATAAATGGTCACTGTTTTGGGTCTGGAATGGAAATTGCGGCAGCTGCAGATATGCGTGTGGGAGCAGATCATGGCAAATATGGCATGCCCGAGACGCGATTTGGGATTCCATCAGGAATGGAAGCTTGTTTGTTGCCACGTTTGATTGGTTGGGGAAGGACGGTCGAACTAGTTCTTACTGGCGATCATATCACCGCCGCAAAAGCCCATGACTATGGATTTTTGCATAAAATTGTCCCTTTTGCTGAGCTCGACAAAGCTGTCGGGGAATGGACAGATTCGCTGCTACTTTGTGGCCCAAATGCTATACGTGTGCAGAAAGCACTCATTAATAATTGGGAGAGAATGGCATTTACAGATGCTGCGAAAGTTGGAATCCAAGCGATAGCGGGATGTTACTCCACTGATGAGCCCCGGTCTCTAATGACGGCCTTTGTAAACAGAAATAAATAG